One window from the genome of Leptospira johnsonii encodes:
- a CDS encoding catalase family protein has translation MGQKLSILLLFSLIFSLSCGGPYVKIPDSVELGKEYSFPEEESIAKRTLELTLTSLKESYKDGAVVRRDAHPKHHGCVTATFTVKKDLDPQYKLGVLQPGKSYQSLVRFSNGSQKPKADLEGDIRGVGIKLFDVPGKKILAEEAKETTQDFLLINHPILPVGAPDEYLALFEAAFAGKPGSYFFGWNPFAWKLGGLSKVRAIRGKKITSPLEIRYWSTTPYAFGEGKAVKYSVKPCSETKSEIPDSPAENYLREIMSKQLKESSACFTFMVQLQKDPKSMPVEDPAVVWDEEVSPFYPVAEILIPKQEFTNEKMDSLCENVSYTPWHSLQEHKPLGGINRVRKSVYQAISDYRHGQNKTQRKEIDKKEIPTKLIP, from the coding sequence ATGGGACAAAAGCTTTCTATCTTACTTCTCTTCTCTTTAATATTCTCACTTTCCTGTGGGGGACCTTACGTAAAGATTCCGGATTCTGTGGAATTGGGAAAAGAATACTCCTTTCCTGAGGAAGAATCTATCGCAAAGCGGACTTTGGAACTGACTCTAACCTCGCTTAAAGAATCCTATAAAGATGGGGCCGTTGTAAGAAGAGACGCACATCCGAAACATCATGGCTGTGTGACTGCAACCTTTACTGTAAAAAAAGATCTAGACCCGCAGTATAAGTTGGGAGTTCTCCAGCCAGGAAAATCATATCAAAGTTTGGTTCGTTTCTCCAATGGATCTCAAAAACCGAAAGCGGACTTGGAAGGAGACATTCGGGGAGTTGGGATAAAACTTTTCGACGTTCCTGGAAAAAAGATCTTAGCTGAAGAAGCGAAAGAGACAACTCAGGATTTTTTACTGATCAATCACCCAATTCTTCCTGTAGGTGCACCGGATGAATACTTGGCTTTATTCGAAGCTGCGTTTGCAGGTAAACCCGGTTCTTATTTTTTCGGTTGGAATCCTTTTGCTTGGAAACTGGGCGGTCTTTCTAAAGTAAGAGCCATCCGAGGCAAAAAAATCACAAGTCCATTAGAAATTCGTTATTGGTCCACAACCCCTTACGCTTTTGGAGAAGGGAAGGCGGTGAAATATTCCGTGAAACCTTGTTCGGAAACTAAATCGGAAATACCGGATAGTCCGGCTGAAAACTATTTAAGAGAGATAATGAGTAAACAACTGAAGGAGTCCTCCGCTTGTTTTACTTTTATGGTTCAGCTCCAAAAAGATCCTAAGTCTATGCCGGTGGAAGATCCAGCCGTTGTATGGGATGAAGAGGTTTCTCCATTCTATCCAGTAGCAGAAATACTGATCCCTAAGCAGGAATTTACAAATGAAAAGATGGATTCTCTTTGTGAAAATGTATCCTATACTCCTTGGCATTCTCTCCAAGAGCACAAGCCTCTAGGTGGGATCAATCGAGTGAGAAAATCTGTTTATCAAGCTATTTCGGATTATAGACATGGACAGAATAAGACTCAGAGAAAGGAAATTGATAAAAAGGAAATTCCGACCAAGTTAATTCCTTAA